A part of Acidimicrobiales bacterium genomic DNA contains:
- a CDS encoding cell wall-binding repeat-containing protein, giving the protein MHRRQGIRRVAAPLLALAVLGSVVAMAAPALADISQFRLVSLCTDVDDFDAGLRTWRVDNSSGAPATVTLRNQATGQSVTETVGTGQNVVNAPASPTGPNTTILTVEGEQGQTVKASNNRVCASLNGNAVCDPAAKQTTITWTLENNDPSASANVTGTNPTGVSFSPLPVPPQGSATATEVVPGPATPGTRALEVSVNVGGIGTSPDATVNLSACQGTIPPQLSFTFTKTADRTTAEVGDTVTYTYAGRNTSSVPLEVVRLVDDRLGIFLERPDRTIVQPGASISEQVTYVVRSTDAGTTVVNNAVVTVRDPDDPSISGQGTASASVTVADLPNAPVVIRVDGPDRIGTAVDSSRTAFPDAGSARAAVLARSDLFPDALAGVPLAVAKQGPLLLTTPEALSPATERELQRVLPSGSTVYVLGGEAAVSTPVAARVQSLGYTVVRFAGTDRYETAVLISRDGLGAPSVYLLASGIDFPDALSAGAAAARQSGGVLLSAGTALPEVTAAYLASRAGATVTAIGGPAAAALPTAPSVVGADRYETAVRTAERFFTAPPVAGIASGVTFPDGLTGGAVVGRFGGPMLLTNPVALPAIVGTYLRSARASLAITIVFGGPAAVSDGVEAQVEATLRG; this is encoded by the coding sequence ATGCACCGTCGACAGGGGATCCGTCGTGTCGCAGCGCCGCTCCTGGCGCTCGCCGTCCTGGGGTCGGTCGTGGCCATGGCCGCGCCCGCGCTGGCCGACATCAGCCAGTTCCGGCTCGTCTCCCTGTGCACCGACGTCGACGACTTCGACGCCGGGCTGCGCACCTGGCGCGTCGACAACAGCTCGGGCGCGCCCGCGACCGTCACCCTCAGGAACCAGGCCACCGGGCAGTCCGTCACCGAGACGGTCGGAACGGGTCAGAACGTCGTCAACGCCCCCGCGTCGCCGACCGGCCCGAACACCACCATCCTCACGGTGGAGGGCGAGCAGGGCCAGACCGTCAAGGCCTCGAACAACCGGGTGTGCGCATCGCTGAACGGGAACGCCGTGTGCGACCCCGCCGCGAAGCAGACGACGATCACCTGGACCCTCGAGAACAACGACCCCAGCGCCTCCGCCAACGTGACCGGCACGAACCCCACCGGGGTCTCGTTCAGCCCGCTGCCGGTGCCACCGCAGGGGTCGGCGACGGCCACCGAGGTGGTGCCCGGCCCCGCGACCCCCGGCACCCGCGCCCTCGAGGTGAGCGTGAACGTGGGAGGGATCGGCACCTCCCCCGACGCCACCGTGAACCTGAGCGCCTGCCAGGGCACGATCCCGCCCCAGCTGTCGTTCACGTTCACCAAGACGGCCGACCGCACCACCGCCGAGGTGGGCGACACCGTCACGTACACCTACGCGGGCAGGAACACCAGCAGCGTGCCGCTGGAGGTGGTGCGCCTCGTCGACGACCGCCTCGGCATCTTCCTCGAGCGACCCGATCGCACGATCGTGCAGCCGGGCGCCTCGATCTCCGAGCAGGTCACCTACGTGGTCCGGTCGACGGATGCCGGCACCACGGTCGTCAACAACGCCGTCGTCACGGTGCGGGACCCGGACGACCCGTCCATCTCGGGACAGGGCACGGCGAGCGCGTCGGTGACGGTCGCCGATCTCCCGAACGCCCCGGTGGTGATCCGTGTCGACGGGCCCGACCGCATCGGCACGGCCGTCGACAGCTCACGCACCGCGTTCCCCGACGCCGGGTCGGCCCGAGCCGCTGTGCTCGCCCGCTCCGACCTCTTCCCCGACGCCCTGGCCGGCGTGCCCCTCGCGGTGGCCAAGCAGGGCCCGCTCCTGCTCACCACCCCCGAGGCGCTCTCCCCGGCCACCGAACGCGAGCTGCAGCGGGTGCTCCCGTCCGGGTCCACCGTCTACGTGCTCGGGGGCGAGGCCGCCGTGAGCACCCCCGTCGCGGCGCGCGTGCAGTCGCTCGGCTACACGGTGGTCCGCTTCGCGGGCACCGACCGCTACGAGACCGCGGTGCTCATCAGCCGTGACGGGCTCGGCGCGCCGTCGGTCTACCTGCTCGCCAGCGGGATCGACTTCCCCGACGCGCTGTCGGCCGGTGCAGCAGCAGCCCGCCAGAGCGGCGGTGTGCTGCTGTCGGCGGGCACCGCGCTGCCGGAGGTCACGGCCGCGTACCTGGCGTCGCGAGCCGGGGCGACCGTGACCGCCATCGGCGGACCGGCCGCTGCCGCGCTGCCCACCGCCCCCTCGGTGGTCGGCGCCGACCGGTACGAGACGGCCGTGCGCACCGCCGAGCGCTTCTTCACCGCCCCGCCGGTTGCCGGGATCGCGTCCGGCGTCACGTTCCCCGACGGGCTCACCGGCGGTGCCGTGGTCGGCCGCTTCGGCGGGCCGATGCTGCTCACGAACCCGGTGGCGCTGCCGGCGATCGTGGGCACCTACCTCCGATCGGCCCGGGCCTCGCTGGCAATCACGATCGTCTTCGGCGGTCCGGCCGCGGTGAGCGACGGCGTCGAGGCGCAGGTGGAGGCCACGCTGCGCGGCTAG